A window from Salvia miltiorrhiza cultivar Shanhuang (shh) chromosome 2, IMPLAD_Smil_shh, whole genome shotgun sequence encodes these proteins:
- the LOC131008932 gene encoding uncharacterized protein LOC131008932, with amino-acid sequence MALRAKVLQKKAEKFELKKLQVIKVTKEGVSSLDTLLQDVYANRRPKQTDYEARRDLIRVFNEIAKELYGTSKDIPIVVEFGSFVMDLFSTTSDLDLSVNFSTGGVDFPREKKIQTLRKFARKLYAIQSMGHVSGVLPITTAKVPILKCVDRGTGVECDISVENRDGISKSQIIWIISSIDERFKKLSFLMKTWAKAHNINSSKDKTLNSLSIILLVAFHLQTRTPPILPPFSAIFKDGTDPATVEKSMPNFLSYGKRNKESLAELFITLLLKLSSVEILWSKGLCASTCTASWTSKTWNSKVACISVEDFTDTSQNVARAVGPAEVKRIYKCIETSIWHLTSFMGGQIGLQLKDLLFGVEGTPTSIPRGITNFNVTAQFPAVQSQGNQNRRIVTGKRKKKSMHHTIYMKSRPGTQPGKGKQKQMQKGVLVGTSLAKRARTDEVWRGMPDGRGTTNSQQWEVTRAGGGWEETCQARGGSWGVSEPNRWGAMLQGGGGGWGGGNQQQQQQSNQGWGAMLQGGGGWREGNQQQQSSLGWGEGNQQQQQHSSRGWGHGNQQQLQQSSRGWGEGNQQQQQQSSRGWGDGGSGAVKQGGGWGEGNYQQPVGRGWGGGGWGFGGIQQGSNL; translated from the exons ATGGCGTTGCGCGCAAAAG TTCTGCAGAAGAAGGCAGAAAAGTTTGAACTGAAGAAATTGCAGGTTATTAAAGTAACTAAGGAAGGAGTATCTTCCCTTGACACCCTGCTTCAAGATGTTTACGCCAATCGACGACCAAAACAAACTGATTATGAAGCTCGAAGAGATCTAATTCGTGTCTTCAATGAGATTGCAAAGGAACTTTACG GTACCTCAAAGGATATTCCCATCGTGGTTGAATTTGGTTCTTTTGTAATGGATCTCTTCAGCACTACGAGTGATCTGGACCTTTCAGTAAATTTTAGCACAGGGGGAGTTGATTTTCCACGTGAAAAGAAGATCCAGACTTTGAGAAAGTTTGCAAGAAAGCTGTATGCTATACAGA GTATGGGGCATGTTTCCGGTGTCCTTCCTATTACCACCGCAAAGGTACCCATTTTGAAATGTGTTGACCGTGGAACTGGAGTTGAGTGTGATATATCAGTCGAAAATAGAGATGGGATTTCAAAATCCCAGATTATTTGGATAATCTCATCCATTGATGAAAGGTTTAAAAAGCTAAGCTTTTTG ATGAAGACTTGGGCTAAAGCACACAACATCAACAGTTCAAAAGATAAAACCCTTAATTCTCTCTCCATAATACTCTTGGTCGCATTTCATTTGCAG actcggactcctcctatTCTTCCTCCATTTTCTGCTATCTTCAAAG ATGGTACTGATCCTGCGACGGTAGAGAAATCAATGCCTAATTTTTTGAGTTATGGGAAAAGAAATAAGGAATCATTGGCTGAACTCTTCATCACTCTACTCCTCAAG TTATCTTCTGTTGAAATACTTTGGTCGAAAGGTCTCTGTGCGAGCACATGCACTGCTTCGTGGACATCCAAAACTTGGAATTCTAAAGTTGCCTGTATCAGT GTAGAGGATTTTACTGATACATCCCAGAATGTTGCGAGGGCCGTGGGACCAGCAGAGGTGAAACGGATCTACAAATGTATAGAGACATCTATTTGGCATCTCACCTCCTTCATGGGGGGGCAGATTGGACTTCAACTGAAGGATCTTTTGTTTGGGGTTGAGGGCACCCCTACCTCGATTCCTAGAGGTATTACAAATTTCAATGTGACTGCACAGTTCCCCGCTGTTCAGTCTCAAGGAAACCAGAACAGAAGAATAGTAActgggaaaagaaagaaaaaatctatGCACCATACAATCTACATGAAAAGTCGTCCAGGAACACAGCCAGGGAAAGGGAAGCAAAAGCAAATGCAGAAAGGCGTGCTGGTCGGGACTTCGTTGGCTAAGAGGGCACGGACAGATGAAGTCTGGAGAGGGATGCCTGATGGAAGGGGCACGACAAACAGTCAGCAGTGGGAGGTGACGCGAGCAGGAGGAGGTTGGGAAGAAACATGTCAAGCTAGAGGCGGCAGTTGGGGAGTATCTGAGCCAAACAGATGGGGAGCAATGCTGcagggtggtggtggtggttggggAGGAGGAAATCAGCAACAGCAACAGCAAAGCAATCAGGGTTGGGGAGCAATGCTGCAGGGTGGTGGTGGTTGGCGAGAAGGAAACCAGCAACAGCAAAGCAGCCTGGGTTGGGGTGAAGGAAATCAGCAACAGCAACAGCACAGCAGCCGTGGTTGGGGCCACGGAAATCAGCAACAGCTACAGCAAAGCAGCCGGGGTTGGGGCGAAGGAAATCAGCAACAGCAACAGCAAAGCAGCCGGGGTTGGGGAGATGGAGGTTCGGGAGCAGTGAAGCAGGGCGGTGGTTGGGGAGAAGGAAACTACCAGCAGCCCGTCGGTCGGGGTTGGGGTGGTGGAGGTTGGGGTTTTGGAGGAATTCAGCAAGGCTCAAACCTATGA
- the LOC131008950 gene encoding protein AUXIN RESPONSE 4: MAIISEEPQSPPQLRHRKSNPKPTPEPEPEPEPKPVSPPTKSAETAAVNPFSFWFYFTLSVSLITLTCLLVSSLSPQDPKSWFLKLPPILRRHYSNGRTLKVQTALNHPQVEVFSIQQGPLNADSRVLIVHGAGSSSFSFQHVVKSLGTRNVRAVAIDLPGSGFSDKSVVVMEESVGGSDPFSKMWDVYEDIREKGIFWGFDQLVEQGYVNLEEKEVRVSKRERVKPIELGSEEMGRVLGQVVDSMELAPVDLVLHDSALGLSANWISENRGLIRSVVVLDGAPSGMALPLWVVGVPVVREIVLGFRFVFEMVLGKCCVKSVVAAEAEAHRILLKGRGGASAVVGMGKKLNCSFDLSEWSSRDGVKGLPFQVIWSGGWSDEWTSEGRQTADALLQAKFVTHSGGRWMQEHNSEEVAESIYEFVSSLPKSPRKAVEDTIPDRSEEKHTATNDDQHHHGHGHEHGHHGHGHAGFMDSYGMGHGYGM, from the exons ATGGCCATCATAAGTGAGGAGCCACAGTCACCGCCGCAACTGCGCCACCGTAAATCCAATCCAAAGCCCACGCCGGAGCCCGAGCCCGAGCCCGAGCCCAAGCCCGTCTCTCCGCCGACCAAATCCGCAGAAACCGCCGCCGTGAACCCATTTTCTTTCTGGTTCTACTTCACCCTTTCCGTCTCTCTGATCACCCTTACTTGCCTTCTCGTCTCTTCTCTCTCCCCGCAAGATCCCAAGTCTTGGTTTCTGAAACTCCCCCCAATTCTCCGCCGCCACTACTCCAATGGGCGCACCCTCAAGGTCCAAACAGCGCTCAATCACCCGCAAGTTGAGGTCTTTTCCATTCAACAAGGGCCCCTCAACGCAGACAGCCGTGTTCTAATCGTGCACGGCGCAGGTTCTAGTTCCTTTTCTTTTCAACATGTTGTTAAGTCATTAGGCACTAGGAATGTGCGCGCTGTAGCCATTGATCTTCCGGGATCCGGTTTCTCGGATAAATCTGTTGTTGTGATGGAGGAGAGTGTAGGCGGGAGTGATCCCTTTAGCAAGATGTGGGATGTGTATGAAGATATTAGAGAAAAGGGGATTTTTTGGGGGTTTGATCAGCTTGTTGAACAAGGGTATGTGAACTTGGAGGAGAAGGAGGTGAGGGtttcgaagagagagagagttaaacCCATAGAATTGGGGAGTGAGGAAATGGGGAGAGTGTTGGGGCAAGTGGTGGATTCTATGGAGCTGGCGCCTGTGGATTTGGTGTTGCACGATTCCGCATTAGGGTTGAGTGCCAACTGGATATCCGAAAACCGGGGATTGATTAGGAGTGTGGTGGTTCTTGATGGTGCTCCTAGTGGGATGGCATTGCCTCTTTGGGTGGTGGGAGTACCTGTGGTGAGGGAGATTGTGTTGGGGTTCAGGTTCGTGTTTGAGATGGTTCTTGGAAAATGTTGTGTGAAATCAGTTGTTGCAGCCGAGGCTGAGGCGCATAGGATTCTGTTGAAGGGGAGGGGTGGGGCAAGTGCTGTGGTTGGGATGGGGAAGAAGCTCAATTGTAGCTTTGATTTGTCTGAATGGAGCAGTCGAGATGGTGTTAAAGGACTGCCGTTCCAAGTGATTTGGTCCGGTGGCTGGTCTGATGAATGGACTTCTGAGGGCCGGCAAACGGCTGATGCCCTTCTTCAAGCTAAATTCGTCACTCATTCCGGTGGGCGATGGATGCAG GAACATAATTCGGAGGAGGTAGCTGAGAGCATTTACGAGTTTGTGTCCTCGTTACCAAAATCACCCAGAAAAGCCGTAGAAGATACAATCCCTGATCGTTCCGAGGAGAAGCATACTGCTACAAACGACGACCAACACCATCATGGTCACGGACATGAGCACGGCCACCACGGTCACGGTCATGCTGGTTTCATGGATTCATATGGTATGGGGCATGGATATGGTATGTAA
- the LOC131008914 gene encoding probable linoleate 9S-lipoxygenase 5, producing the protein MLKGIVDTLSGKNGEEKKKIKGRVVLMKKNVLDFNDLGASILDRLHELVGQSVTLHLISSDHSDSAGNAVKGKVGKGAELESWITTITSLKPEDSAYDVTFDWEEDIGIPGAFLIKNSHHSEFYLKTLTLDGVPGHEHAPIHFVCNSWVYPSDKYKSDRVFFANQAYLPSQTPAPLVPYREEELLHLRGDGSGELQEWDRVYDYAYYNDLGDPDSGEDSARPVLGGSSDYPYPRRGRTGRPPTKTDPNTESRIPILMSLNIYVPRDERFGHVKLSDFLGYGLKSIFQFLLPEFTDLCASLSNEFESFEDALQIYEGGFKLPEGPLLKDLYDNVPLELLKEILPRDDEGLFKYPMPDIIKEDKTAWRTDEEFAREMVAGMNPVIISRLQEFPPKSSLDPQMYGNQGSKITWDHIKNGVDGLTVEKALETNRLFILNHHDSLMPYLRRINSTTTKMYATRTLLFLQNDGSLRPLAIELSLPHPDGDEHGAVSQVYTPAQDGVEGSIWQLAKAYVGVSDSGVHQLISHWLHTHAVIEPVVIATNRQLSVMHPIHKLLYPHFRDTMNINAFARQILINAGGILEATVFPARYAMELSSFIYKDWSFPDQALPTELLKRGMAVEDPNSPHGIRLVMEDYPYAVDGLQIWSAINSWVDDYCNLYYPSDEAVKGDTELQSWWKELREEGHGDKKDAPWWPKMQTRKDLIDSCTIIIWVASALHAALNFGQYPYAGYMPNRPTVSRQFMPEAGSEDYEMLKTDPDRVFLKTITARLQTLLGVALIELLSRHSSDELYLGQRDTPVWTKDAEALAAFERFGKVLGGVERRITEMNGDERWKNRVGPTKLPYTLMYPTSEEGLTGRGIPNSTSV; encoded by the exons atgttgaaAGGCATAGTAGACACGCTGTCGGGGAAAAAtggggaagagaagaagaagataaaagGAAGAGTGGTGTTGATGAAGAAGAATGTTCTAGACTTCAACGATTTAGGGGCATCCATTCTCGATCGTCTCCACGAGCTCGTCGGTCAAAGCGTTACTCTGCATCTCATCAGTTCCGACCATTCTGACTCCGCAG GAAATGCGGTGAAGGGGAAGGTGGGAAAAGGAGCAGAGCTAGAGAGCTGGATCACAACAATCACATCTCTGAAGCCTGAAGATTCAGCATACGACGTCACATTCGATTGGGAAGAAGACATCGGAATCCCAGGCGCATTCCTCATCAAGAACTCCCACCACAGCGAATTCTACCTCAAAACCCTAACCCTCGACGGCGTCCCCGGCCACGAGCACGCCCCCATCCACTTCGTCTGCAACTCCTGGGTCTACCCCTCCGACAAGTACAAATCCGACCGCGTCTTCTTCGCCAATCAG GCCTATCTCCCCAGCCAAACTCCGGCCCCACTTGTGCCCTACAGAGAGGAGGAGCTGCTGCATTTGCGTGGAGATGGGAGCGGAGAGTTGCAGGAATGGGACAGAGTGTATGACTACGCTTATTACAATGATTTGGGCGACCCGGATAGCGGCGAGGATTCCGCCCGACCCGTCCTCGGTGGATCATCGGATTATCCGTATCCTCGTAGGGGAAGAACAGGCAGACCTCCTACTAAGACAG ATCCCAACACTGAGAGTAGGATCCCAATTCTTATGAGCTTGAACATCTACGTTCCAAGAGACGAGCGTTTTGGGCATGTGAAGCTGTCTGATTTTCTTGGTTATGGCCTTAAATCCATCTTCCAGTTCCTCTTGCCTGAGTTTACAGACTTATGTGCCAGCCTCAGCAATGAGTTTGAGAGCTTTGAAGACGCGCTTCAAATCTACGAGGGAGGGTTCAAGTTGCCGGAGGGCCCTCTGCTCAAGGACTTATATGATAATGTCCCTTTGGAGCTGCTCAAGGAGATTCTTCCTAGAGATGATGAGGGCCTCTTCAAGTACCCGATGCCCGATATCATCAAAG AGGACAAGACTGCGTGGAGGACTGATGAAGAATTCGCGAGAGAGATGGTAGCAGGGATGAACCCTGTCATAATTAGTCGTCTGCAG GAGTTTCCTCCGAAGAGCAGCCTTGACCCTCAAATGTATGGGAACCAGGGTAGCAAGATAACGTGGGATCATATCAAGAATGGAGTGGATGGACTCACTGTTGAAAAG GCGTTGGAGACGAACCGGCTGTTCATACTGAATCATCACGACTCACTGATGCCGTATCTGAGGAGGATCAACAGCACCACCACAAAAATGTACGCCACAAGGACTCTGCTTTTCTTGCAGAATGACGGGAGTTTGAGGCCGTTGGCGATTGAGCTCAGCCTCCCTCATCCTGATGGGGATGAGCACGGTGCCGTGAGTCAGGTGTACACTCCTGCTCAAGACGGCGTTGAGGGTTCGATTTGGCAGCTGGCCAAGGCCTATGTTGGAGTCAGTGATTCTGGAGTTCATCAGCTCATCAGCCATTG GTTGCATACACATGCTGTGATAGAGCCGGTGGTGATTGCAACGAACAGACAACTGAGCGTGATGCACCCCATTCATAAGCTTCTGTATCCTCACTTCCGCGACACGATGAACATCAATGCTTTCGCGCGGCAAATCTTGATCAATGCCGGAGGGATTCTGGAGGCCACCGTCTTCCCTGCTCGATACGCCATGGAGCTCTCTTCCTTCATATACAAGGACTGGAGTTTCCCCGATCAGGCACTCCCTACTGAATTACTCAAGAG AGGCATGGCGGTGGAAGATCCAAACTCCCCACACGGAATCCGCCTGGTGATGGAGGACTATCCATACGCAGTGGACGGCCTCCAAATCTGGTCGGCCATCAACTCGTGGGTGGATGACTACTGCAACCTGTACTATCCCTCAGACGAGGCTGTGAAGGGCGACACTGAGCTACAATCATGGTGGAAGGAGCTCCGGGAGGAGGGGCACGGCGACAAGAAGGACGCGCCGTGGTGGCCTAAAATGCAGACCCGCAAGGACCTCATCGACAGCTGCACCATCATCATCTGGGTTGCGTCCGCGCTGCACGCGGCGCTCAACTTCGGGCAGTACCCCTACGCGGGCTACATGCCCAACCGCCCCACGGTGAGCCGGCAATTCATGCCCGAGGCCGGCAGCGAGGACTACGAGATGCTGAAGACGGACCCCGACAGGGTGTTCTTGAAGACCATCACGGCGAGGCTGCAGACGCTGCTGGGCGTCGCCCTGATCGAGCTCCTGTCGAGGCATTCCTCGGACGAGCTGTATCTCGGGCAGAGGGACACTCCGGTGTGGACCAAGGACGCGGAGGCGCTAGCGGCATTCGAGAGGTTTGGGAAGGTGTTGGGTGGGGTGGAGAGGAGGATCACGGAGATGAATGGTGATGAGAGATGGAAGAATAGAGTTGGGCCTACGAAGCTGCCTTATACGTTGATGTATCCTACGAGTGAGGAAGGGTTGACTGGTAGAGGGATTCCTAATAGTACCTCTGTTTGA